The following are from one region of the Pantoea cypripedii genome:
- a CDS encoding alkene reductase, with protein sequence MAEKMLLKPTQLGGMTLANRIVMAPMTRARSAQPGNIPTALMAEYYQQRASAGLIITEATQISPEGQGYSWTPGMHTPEQVAGWSLVTTAVHRAGGKIFSQLWHVGRMSHPSFHPDGRPLAPSAIPFEAQVWIVDENGQGQMVDCPLPREMTEQDIQTVINEYRQAAINAIQAGFDGIEVHGGNGYLVDQFLRRTSNHRTDQYGGPLSNRIRFAQELLTAISDAIGVQRTGIRLAPFITQRGMDDPEAVDAILALAAWCSEKGIAFIHLAEADWDDAPTIPDAFRKALRAAFNGSLIVAGNYTVEKAETYLRAGWVDLVAFGRPFIANPDLPARIASDLPLAVVSDPSTLFGGAEAGYTDYPRYDVAAATQQ encoded by the coding sequence ATGGCAGAAAAAATGCTTCTGAAGCCAACTCAGCTGGGTGGCATGACGCTGGCAAACCGCATCGTGATGGCCCCCATGACCCGCGCACGCTCGGCACAGCCGGGCAACATTCCCACCGCGCTGATGGCTGAATATTATCAGCAGCGCGCCTCGGCAGGGCTGATCATCACCGAAGCGACGCAGATTTCGCCCGAGGGCCAGGGCTATTCCTGGACGCCAGGGATGCACACGCCGGAGCAGGTTGCGGGCTGGAGTCTGGTCACCACGGCGGTCCACCGTGCCGGGGGGAAAATTTTCTCCCAGCTGTGGCATGTCGGGCGCATGTCGCATCCGTCGTTCCATCCTGATGGAAGGCCGCTGGCACCGTCAGCCATCCCATTTGAAGCGCAGGTGTGGATCGTAGATGAAAACGGTCAGGGACAGATGGTGGATTGCCCGTTACCACGCGAAATGACGGAACAGGACATTCAGACGGTGATCAATGAGTATCGTCAGGCGGCGATCAATGCCATTCAGGCAGGATTCGACGGTATTGAAGTGCATGGCGGCAACGGTTATCTGGTTGATCAGTTTTTGCGCCGCACCTCAAACCATCGTACCGATCAATATGGAGGCCCGCTCAGTAACCGTATCCGCTTTGCTCAGGAACTGCTGACGGCGATCAGCGATGCCATTGGTGTGCAGCGCACCGGGATTCGTCTGGCCCCGTTTATTACCCAGCGTGGTATGGATGACCCCGAAGCGGTGGATGCCATTCTCGCGCTGGCGGCATGGTGCAGCGAAAAAGGCATTGCCTTTATCCATCTGGCAGAAGCCGACTGGGACGATGCCCCAACCATCCCGGATGCATTCCGTAAGGCGCTGCGTGCCGCTTTTAATGGCAGCCTGATCGTTGCCGGAAACTATACGGTGGAGAAAGCCGAAACTTATTTGCGTGCCGGATGGGTCGATCTGGTGGCATTCGGTCGTCCGTTTATTGCCAACCCGGACCTGCCCGCACGCATAGCCAGTGATCTGCCGCTGGCAGTGGTGAGCGATCCCTCCACGCTGTTTGGTGGTGCGGAGGCGGGGTACACCGATTATCCACGCTATGATGTGGCGGCGGCTACCCAGCAATAG
- a CDS encoding heavy metal sensor histidine kinase, which yields MNRFRKSISGRLALMFAIVTISLALAYAVCLRVTLRESLDKQMHNELLFRYSLMEPLIVSRASVYDWQVLKNKFINLATSEGGRARYWIISDNPFYQLGGPVPQGIDLPTLKDGFSQFPSENPDECPLFVLVRTLPARESRPELRYIVAIDSTPYMGTLDEFTRVLMFITTAGVLMVAVLGYAISRVGMKPVKTLSEQSHQLIPGRKSQRLDPRQLPEELHTLADSFNGVLARQERAWEQLESFNADVAHELRTPLTNLIAQTQLALSRDRSSEQLQNMLGSNLEELERMSSIINDMLFLSHAQTGKFSPQRADMSLAEEAGKTAEYLEPVLAERQLSVTIHGDARVVADRRLITRALANLLSNCARYAVAGSHVLITIHNEDHLASVAVVNQGDPIAPLHLERLFERFYRVDSARSQSSANHGLGLSIVKAIAQVHGGDVFASSAEGLNTFGFSLSIKSS from the coding sequence CTGAACAGATTCAGAAAATCGATTTCGGGCCGACTGGCGCTGATGTTTGCCATCGTCACCATCAGCCTTGCGCTGGCTTACGCCGTCTGCCTCCGGGTGACATTGCGTGAATCGCTGGATAAGCAGATGCATAACGAGCTGCTGTTTCGCTACTCCCTGATGGAGCCGTTGATCGTCTCTCGTGCATCGGTGTATGACTGGCAGGTGCTCAAGAATAAATTCATTAATCTTGCCACTTCTGAAGGGGGACGCGCCCGTTACTGGATCATCAGCGATAACCCGTTCTATCAGTTGGGCGGGCCGGTTCCGCAAGGCATCGATTTGCCGACCCTGAAAGATGGTTTCAGTCAATTTCCCAGCGAAAATCCGGATGAATGTCCGCTGTTTGTGCTGGTACGCACGCTGCCCGCCCGCGAGAGCCGCCCTGAGTTACGTTACATTGTCGCCATCGATTCAACGCCTTATATGGGAACCCTGGACGAATTCACCCGCGTGCTGATGTTTATCACCACGGCAGGTGTATTGATGGTCGCTGTGCTGGGATACGCAATTTCCCGCGTCGGCATGAAGCCGGTGAAAACACTTAGCGAACAGTCCCATCAACTGATTCCCGGCAGGAAAAGCCAGCGGCTTGACCCACGCCAGCTGCCTGAGGAGTTACATACCCTCGCCGATTCCTTTAATGGCGTGCTGGCGCGGCAGGAACGGGCGTGGGAGCAGCTGGAAAGTTTCAATGCGGATGTGGCCCATGAGCTGCGCACCCCGCTGACCAACCTGATTGCGCAAACGCAGCTGGCCCTTTCGCGTGATCGCTCATCTGAACAGCTCCAGAATATGCTGGGATCAAACCTGGAAGAACTGGAGAGAATGTCATCCATCATCAATGACATGTTATTTCTGTCCCATGCCCAGACCGGAAAATTTTCACCACAACGGGCCGACATGTCCCTTGCGGAGGAAGCTGGCAAGACGGCTGAATATCTGGAGCCGGTGCTTGCCGAGCGACAACTCAGCGTCACCATCCACGGTGATGCCAGGGTTGTGGCGGACCGCAGGCTTATCACGCGTGCGCTGGCTAATCTGCTGAGCAATTGCGCCCGCTATGCGGTGGCTGGCAGCCACGTCCTGATTACTATCCACAACGAGGATCACCTCGCCAGTGTTGCCGTGGTTAATCAGGGCGATCCGATTGCCCCGCTTCATCTGGAACGTTTGTTTGAGCGGTTTTATCGGGTTGATAGCGCCAGAAGCCAAAGCAGTGCCAATCATGGGCTGGGACTGTCGATTGTTAAAGCCATTGCCCAGGTTCATGGCGGAGACGTATTTGCGAGCAGCGCAGAAGGCCTGAATACTTTTGGCTTTTCCCTTTCCATTAAATCATCCTGA
- a CDS encoding Abi family protein, with protein sequence MQWNELEKYFSAARLDRYSSARAGDRVRAASDYASNLLLAEAMLPVLNTVEIALRNGIHSRLTSLYKRPDWWAEWDENAAFKWQNREIASAIAKLNRRHEPRTPDKVIAELTFGFWCSLFNAQLQDLLWKDLRLVFARCPKPLRQRHNISAALNQVRDLRNRIFHHEPLLWLQPPLPDHHSNGLTVINWIDPCLAQWLNNLDRLPLVWDTWQAS encoded by the coding sequence ATGCAATGGAATGAACTGGAGAAATATTTTTCTGCTGCCCGGTTGGACCGCTATAGCAGCGCACGAGCTGGTGACCGGGTCAGGGCTGCGTCAGATTATGCCAGCAACCTACTTCTGGCCGAGGCGATGTTGCCAGTATTGAATACGGTTGAGATAGCCCTTCGTAATGGGATCCACTCACGCTTAACTTCCCTTTATAAACGGCCTGACTGGTGGGCAGAATGGGATGAAAATGCGGCCTTTAAATGGCAGAACCGGGAAATCGCCTCCGCAATTGCCAAACTCAACCGACGTCACGAGCCACGAACTCCAGACAAAGTTATTGCCGAACTCACATTTGGTTTCTGGTGCTCACTTTTTAACGCTCAGTTACAAGATCTGCTGTGGAAAGACCTACGTCTGGTCTTTGCCCGTTGCCCGAAGCCCTTACGGCAAAGACACAATATTTCTGCGGCGCTTAATCAGGTCCGGGATTTGCGCAACCGCATATTCCATCATGAACCACTGCTATGGCTGCAACCACCGCTGCCAGATCATCATTCAAATGGCCTTACGGTGATCAACTGGATAGATCCCTGTCTGGCACAATGGCTCAATAATCTCGACCGGTTACCTTTGGTCTGGGATACATGGCAAGCCAGCTGA
- a CDS encoding flavodoxin, producing MNDEFTLSRRALFPFLTGVSLLAQDAVAQPISGSVLSGQSDSLVAWHSRSGNTRVIAGIIQRALKSDQYEIQPQQPYPADYLEMVEQASNERKSGFNPPLLNNLADLKKYKTVYLGYPIWGMSLPSIVRSFLVRHDLSGINIIPFITHGGYGIGDSLDILAKSASGATIAPPFIMQADQERQTMEKTLGWLVDVQHK from the coding sequence ATGAACGATGAATTTACCCTCAGCCGCCGGGCATTATTTCCCTTCCTGACCGGTGTTTCCCTGCTGGCGCAGGACGCTGTGGCGCAACCCATTTCAGGTTCTGTCCTTTCCGGCCAGTCAGATTCGCTGGTGGCCTGGCATTCCCGCAGCGGCAACACGCGGGTGATTGCCGGTATTATCCAGCGCGCCCTTAAGTCTGACCAATATGAAATCCAGCCCCAGCAACCCTATCCTGCTGATTACCTTGAAATGGTTGAACAGGCGAGCAACGAGAGAAAAAGCGGCTTTAATCCCCCCTTACTGAATAATCTGGCCGACCTGAAAAAATATAAAACGGTTTATCTTGGTTATCCTATCTGGGGCATGAGCTTGCCTTCTATCGTGCGCTCCTTTTTAGTTCGCCATGATTTATCTGGAATAAATATCATTCCTTTTATCACGCATGGCGGATACGGGATTGGCGATAGTCTTGATATTCTGGCGAAATCAGCCTCGGGTGCCACTATTGCACCGCCTTTTATAATGCAGGCCGATCAGGAACGTCAGACGATGGAAAAAACGCTGGGCTGGCTGGTTGATGTGCAACATAAATAA
- a CDS encoding DoxX family protein — protein MNEKNILIIARVLITPLFIYSGLGKVFHFSDNVAKTPFGDSLIGQLMIIAAIVIELGGSLCFLLGYRLKIASAIWIFYILLTSVMFHQFWLYTGPQQVGQVINFTKNLSICAGLLYFLLYSPEKKQPEA, from the coding sequence ATGAATGAGAAGAACATTCTGATCATCGCCAGAGTGCTTATCACCCCACTTTTTATTTACAGCGGATTAGGTAAGGTTTTTCACTTTTCCGATAATGTCGCCAAAACGCCTTTTGGCGATAGCCTGATTGGGCAATTGATGATTATTGCTGCCATTGTCATCGAGCTGGGCGGCAGCCTTTGCTTCCTGCTCGGTTATCGGCTGAAAATTGCTTCTGCCATCTGGATTTTTTATATCCTGCTGACCAGCGTAATGTTCCACCAGTTCTGGTTATATACCGGTCCACAGCAGGTTGGCCAGGTGATTAACTTCACCAAAAATCTCAGCATATGTGCCGGATTACTGTATTTCCTGCTTTATTCCCCGGAGAAAAAGCAGCCTGAAGCCTGA
- a CDS encoding OprD family outer membrane porin, whose product MKKIFKLSLVASLMGLSGLSAAAQQDSNGFLDDSHLDVLLRNAYINRNYKDDGIRTRREWGQGIIANFSSGFTQGPVGFGVDGLAQYAVRLDGGRGRSGAGGIDFFAQDNDGKAKSDLAKFGATAKMRFSNTVLSYGTQRPVLPILTADDSRLLDETYTGFMINSKEVAGLNVSAGYFTDEQQKSDDSHDTGLKSLSFAGASYQFTDQLSGAFYASNVEDVINKQYLGLNYKAPIAANQSFGLDFNGYNSRLSQEYADQLDTGRSNTIWSLAASYTFDIHTFKVAYQQSSGSTGYHYGGYRNQGGVGDGGNTIWLANSYWSDFNGEDERSWQVAYSIDLSGVGINGLSYDVAYVRGDNIKTAATDNGHEHEFFNQLQYKVPDGAAKDLKVKLRFSSLRVSSDASDYNVGGNEVRVFVEYPFSIL is encoded by the coding sequence GTGAAAAAGATCTTCAAACTTTCACTGGTAGCATCATTAATGGGTCTCTCGGGATTGTCCGCTGCGGCGCAGCAGGATTCAAACGGTTTCCTCGACGATAGCCATCTGGATGTGTTGTTACGCAATGCGTACATCAACAGGAATTATAAAGACGACGGCATTCGTACTCGCCGTGAGTGGGGACAAGGCATCATCGCCAATTTCTCCTCTGGATTCACTCAGGGACCGGTCGGATTTGGCGTCGATGGTCTGGCGCAGTATGCGGTTCGTCTGGATGGTGGCCGTGGCCGTAGTGGCGCAGGCGGCATCGATTTCTTTGCCCAGGATAACGATGGCAAAGCAAAGTCAGATTTGGCTAAATTCGGTGCCACGGCGAAAATGCGTTTCTCCAACACCGTGCTCAGCTACGGTACACAGCGCCCGGTTCTGCCAATCCTGACCGCGGATGATTCGCGCCTGCTGGATGAAACCTATACCGGTTTCATGATCAACTCGAAGGAAGTGGCCGGATTAAACGTTTCAGCCGGTTATTTCACCGATGAACAGCAGAAAAGTGACGACAGCCACGATACTGGCCTGAAATCTCTGAGCTTTGCCGGTGCCAGTTATCAATTTACCGATCAGCTGAGTGGTGCGTTTTACGCGTCCAATGTTGAAGACGTGATTAACAAACAATATCTGGGGCTGAATTACAAAGCGCCGATTGCAGCGAATCAGTCATTTGGCCTGGATTTCAACGGCTATAACTCACGCCTGAGCCAGGAATATGCCGATCAGCTCGACACCGGCCGCAGTAATACCATCTGGAGCCTGGCAGCCAGTTATACCTTCGATATCCATACCTTCAAGGTGGCTTACCAGCAAAGCAGCGGTAGCACCGGTTACCATTATGGCGGATACCGTAATCAGGGTGGCGTAGGCGATGGCGGCAATACCATTTGGCTGGCGAACTCTTACTGGTCTGATTTTAATGGTGAAGACGAACGTTCATGGCAGGTGGCTTACTCCATCGACCTGAGCGGTGTCGGTATCAATGGTCTGAGCTATGATGTTGCGTATGTCCGTGGTGACAATATCAAAACCGCCGCGACCGATAATGGTCACGAGCACGAATTCTTCAACCAGTTGCAGTACAAAGTACCGGATGGTGCCGCGAAGGACCTGAAAGTGAAACTGCGCTTCTCCTCATTGCGCGTCTCGTCTGATGCTTCTGACTATAATGTCGGCGGTAATGAAGTCCGCGTATTTGTTGAATATCCGTTCTCAATTCTTTAA
- a CDS encoding LysR family transcriptional regulator, whose translation MGKLEDLTLLVQVVEAGGLAAAGRRMNLSPATMSARLKALEERYQTRFFHRSTRAISLTRVGEEFYQSALRVLEEMEQAEAKLAQHEGVLSGTLRISAPSDFGRQYLSPALLEFSRLHPEVRSTLLLSEEVEDLIAQRLDMSIRFGNLPDSNLVKREIKPNHRVLVASPDYLARHGTPGHPLELPKHRCLVMEQRGSLLNIWRFAVEDEIRTVEISPAMISDDGALIRQWVLGGAGIASKSWWDVKRDVENGDLVVLFGDHFIGFSRYDSRQVGLQFVYPQRRFQPQQVAAFSDFFIDWLDKPIESDTIGVSIYNSGASGT comes from the coding sequence ATGGGCAAGCTGGAAGACCTGACATTATTGGTGCAAGTGGTTGAAGCCGGTGGGCTGGCCGCCGCAGGGCGACGCATGAACCTGTCGCCCGCCACCATGAGCGCACGCCTGAAAGCGCTGGAAGAACGTTATCAGACGCGCTTCTTTCACCGTTCAACCCGGGCAATATCTTTGACCAGGGTAGGTGAAGAGTTTTATCAATCCGCGCTGCGGGTGCTGGAAGAGATGGAACAGGCCGAAGCGAAACTGGCGCAACACGAGGGCGTACTAAGCGGTACGCTGCGAATCTCTGCACCCTCAGATTTTGGTCGCCAGTATCTTTCCCCGGCATTGCTTGAATTTTCCCGCCTGCACCCGGAAGTCAGAAGCACGCTGCTGCTAAGCGAAGAGGTTGAGGATTTAATCGCTCAGCGGCTGGATATGAGCATCCGCTTTGGCAATCTGCCTGACAGCAACCTGGTAAAGCGCGAGATCAAACCGAATCACCGGGTGCTGGTCGCCTCCCCTGATTATCTTGCCCGCCATGGCACGCCGGGCCATCCGCTTGAACTGCCAAAGCATCGTTGCCTGGTGATGGAACAACGCGGTTCACTGCTGAATATCTGGCGCTTTGCGGTGGAAGATGAAATCAGGACGGTGGAAATCAGCCCTGCGATGATCAGCGATGACGGCGCGCTGATCCGCCAGTGGGTTTTGGGCGGTGCGGGTATCGCCAGCAAGTCGTGGTGGGATGTAAAGCGTGACGTGGAAAATGGCGATTTGGTGGTGTTATTTGGCGATCACTTTATCGGCTTCAGCCGTTATGACAGCCGCCAGGTGGGATTGCAGTTTGTCTATCCACAGCGCCGGTTCCAGCCACAGCAGGTGGCGGCGTTCAGTGATTTTTTTATCGATTGGCTGGATAAGCCCATAGAATCAGACACCATAGGTGTTTCTATTTATAATAGCGGCGCATCGGGTACCTAA
- a CDS encoding xanthine dehydrogenase family protein molybdopterin-binding subunit, which produces MKFSADIFTASLAQMTEGEATNLSRRRFLLASAGTVAGAFVLGFGLPLGEARAQDANATVAAGTRVPAFLEIRPDNSIRFLSPFVEGGQGIFTGMAQIVGEELDADPSLFIVENAPAGNDYKVMEGGRRITGGSMSVRMSYDTMRRLGALARHMLLQAAAAELAVPLSSLITEPGRVIDPASGKSLTYGHLAARAMDLPVPAPDTIKLKDPAQFRWIGKPVPRLDIHEKSTGQAIYSIDCKVEGMLQAAVQHAPRLGLTVGEIRNEEQVSAMKGVHSVHRLPGAVAVVAERWWHAKRAVEALQVSWNEPDESARERYMPADFSSDQHAEALANEPGKGDDAETKGNVSQALGSAHSTLQATYHSQYLNHAQLEPPSALARFNADGTLELWLPNQAPEMFQADAAKRTGLPPEKIFIHSPLLGGFFGRHFVYDTAMVYPQAIELAKAVGRPVKVIWSREEEFLRDTHRPMAAVRFQAGLDEAGYPVALEVVSITEGPTEGIVGKHGAKLDPSAVEGLTGKAYDIPHRRIAQIYKKGPVMLGYWRSVGNSMNDFLYESFLDEIAFAGKKDPFELRLHLLQGNQRLTHLLNAVVELSGGWKPGPYDAADGSKRARGIAMASPFGTQAAAIAEVSIVDGRVKVHEVWEAIDPGSIINPAIVEAQVNSAVALGLSQVLLEESVYEQGRPVARNYDMYPILPPSGMAKVHVRIVESGEKMGGIGEPPLPAIPPAVANAVFRLTGQRVRSMPLSRHNFA; this is translated from the coding sequence ATGAAATTCTCTGCGGACATCTTCACCGCCTCGCTGGCACAAATGACAGAGGGAGAGGCGACCAATCTTTCACGCAGACGCTTTCTGCTTGCTTCGGCCGGAACCGTCGCGGGGGCGTTTGTATTAGGTTTCGGACTGCCACTCGGCGAGGCGCGGGCGCAGGATGCTAACGCGACCGTCGCTGCCGGGACACGCGTACCCGCCTTCCTGGAAATTCGTCCCGACAACAGCATCCGTTTCCTTTCTCCGTTTGTTGAAGGCGGGCAGGGTATCTTCACCGGCATGGCGCAAATCGTCGGTGAGGAGCTGGATGCTGATCCCTCGCTGTTCATTGTCGAAAACGCGCCAGCAGGCAACGATTATAAAGTGATGGAGGGCGGCAGGCGCATTACCGGGGGCAGTATGTCGGTGCGTATGAGTTACGACACCATGCGCCGCCTCGGCGCACTGGCGCGCCACATGTTGCTCCAGGCTGCCGCCGCAGAACTCGCAGTGCCGCTCAGTTCACTGATCACTGAACCGGGTAGAGTGATCGATCCGGCATCCGGCAAGTCCCTCACTTATGGTCATCTGGCTGCGCGTGCGATGGATCTGCCCGTGCCTGCGCCAGACACGATTAAATTAAAAGATCCGGCGCAATTCCGCTGGATTGGCAAACCTGTCCCGCGTCTTGATATACATGAAAAATCAACCGGCCAGGCCATCTATAGCATTGATTGTAAGGTGGAAGGCATGTTGCAGGCGGCGGTTCAGCATGCGCCGCGCCTCGGTTTGACGGTGGGGGAGATCCGTAACGAAGAACAGGTTTCAGCTATGAAAGGCGTTCATTCGGTGCATCGCTTACCGGGAGCCGTAGCGGTGGTCGCCGAACGCTGGTGGCACGCTAAGCGGGCCGTTGAAGCCTTACAGGTCAGCTGGAATGAACCCGATGAATCGGCTCGCGAGCGTTATATGCCAGCGGATTTCTCCTCAGACCAACATGCCGAGGCACTCGCGAATGAACCGGGTAAGGGTGACGATGCCGAGACTAAAGGCAATGTCAGCCAGGCATTAGGTAGCGCCCACAGCACCTTGCAAGCCACCTATCATTCGCAGTATCTGAACCATGCGCAATTAGAGCCACCCTCTGCCCTGGCGCGATTTAACGCTGACGGCACTCTCGAATTGTGGCTGCCTAATCAGGCCCCGGAAATGTTTCAGGCCGACGCCGCAAAACGAACCGGGCTGCCGCCCGAAAAGATTTTCATCCATTCGCCGCTGCTAGGGGGCTTTTTCGGCAGACACTTTGTTTATGACACGGCGATGGTGTATCCCCAGGCGATTGAACTGGCGAAGGCGGTCGGGCGTCCGGTGAAAGTGATCTGGAGCCGTGAAGAGGAGTTCTTACGCGACACCCATCGCCCGATGGCTGCCGTCCGTTTTCAGGCCGGGCTTGATGAAGCGGGCTATCCGGTGGCGCTTGAGGTGGTCAGTATCACCGAAGGCCCTACCGAGGGCATCGTTGGTAAACACGGTGCCAAGCTGGATCCCAGCGCCGTCGAGGGATTGACCGGCAAAGCCTATGACATTCCGCACCGACGCATTGCCCAAATCTACAAAAAAGGGCCGGTGATGCTGGGCTACTGGCGTTCGGTGGGCAACTCGATGAATGATTTTCTCTACGAAAGCTTTCTCGATGAGATCGCCTTTGCCGGGAAAAAAGATCCGTTTGAATTGCGCCTGCATCTTTTACAGGGCAATCAACGGCTGACTCATTTGCTCAATGCCGTCGTTGAACTCTCCGGTGGCTGGAAACCCGGCCCTTATGACGCTGCTGATGGCTCGAAGCGTGCACGGGGTATCGCGATGGCCTCGCCCTTTGGTACTCAGGCCGCCGCGATTGCTGAAGTCTCGATTGTCGATGGCAGGGTGAAAGTTCATGAAGTCTGGGAAGCGATTGATCCCGGCAGCATCATTAACCCGGCGATTGTCGAAGCGCAGGTGAACAGTGCGGTCGCGCTGGGATTATCCCAGGTGCTGCTGGAAGAAAGCGTTTATGAGCAGGGCCGACCTGTCGCCCGTAATTACGATATGTACCCGATTCTGCCGCCTTCAGGCATGGCTAAGGTCCATGTCAGGATTGTTGAGAGTGGTGAAAAAATGGGCGGGATTGGCGAGCCGCCACTTCCGGCTATTCCCCCGGCTGTCGCCAATGCGGTGTTCAGGCTGACCGGTCAGCGTGTTCGCAGTATGCCGCTATCACGCCACAACTTCGCGTAA
- a CDS encoding (2Fe-2S)-binding protein codes for MELFINNQTVQVDADADTPLLWVIRDDLAMTGTKYGCGLSQCGACSVMVDGQLVRSCVTPIDKLAGKHITTIEAIENDEVGKRVVASWIKHQVPQCGYCQSGQVIAATALLKQVAHPSDEEIAAAMVNLCRCGTYNAIKAAIHEVAAQEGEA; via the coding sequence ATGGAACTTTTTATCAATAATCAGACGGTTCAGGTCGATGCAGACGCCGATACCCCGTTGCTCTGGGTGATTCGTGATGATCTGGCGATGACCGGAACGAAATACGGTTGTGGCCTTTCGCAATGTGGTGCCTGTTCGGTGATGGTTGACGGGCAACTGGTCCGTTCCTGTGTCACGCCGATAGATAAGCTGGCTGGTAAACATATCACCACCATTGAGGCGATTGAAAACGACGAGGTTGGCAAACGCGTGGTGGCTTCCTGGATAAAGCACCAGGTTCCGCAGTGCGGGTATTGTCAGTCAGGACAGGTGATTGCGGCGACCGCGTTATTGAAACAGGTTGCGCATCCTTCTGATGAAGAGATTGCGGCGGCGATGGTCAACCTGTGCCGCTGCGGCACCTATAACGCCATCAAAGCGGCCATCCATGAAGTTGCCGCACAGGAGGGTGAAGCATGA
- a CDS encoding DUF488 domain-containing protein — protein MIQCKRVYGPVSADDGYRVLVDRLWPRGIKKTDLHYDAWSKNLAPSTELRKAFHADTLDFPSFSASYRQELAAHQEEGRQLADRGNNGTVTLLYAAKDTQHNHAEVLAQWLRLLAIAG, from the coding sequence ATGATCCAATGCAAACGCGTCTATGGCCCAGTCAGCGCTGACGATGGCTACCGGGTGCTGGTCGACAGACTCTGGCCACGCGGCATTAAAAAGACCGATCTTCACTATGACGCGTGGAGTAAAAACCTCGCTCCCTCAACGGAACTGCGCAAAGCCTTCCACGCTGATACTCTGGATTTCCCCTCTTTCAGTGCCAGTTACCGACAGGAACTGGCTGCACATCAGGAGGAAGGCCGCCAGCTGGCTGATCGGGGAAACAACGGTACTGTCACCCTGTTATATGCGGCGAAGGATACGCAGCACAACCATGCGGAAGTGCTGGCACAGTGGCTGCGTTTGCTGGCTATTGCTGGGTAG
- a CDS encoding heavy metal response regulator transcription factor encodes MKILLVEDEAKTSAFIATALREQGLIADIATDGRDGLFMATEYDYDAIVLDVMLPIIDGYALLETLRKSKRTPVLMLSARGSLDERLRGLRLGADDYLPKPFSLAELVARLQALLRRSAIDSIDIAHIQIHDLTLDLLARRVSRNGSRIDLTQKEFALLSLLARNQGQVLSKMMIAEQVWDMNFDSDANVVEVAVKRLRTKVDAPFSVKLLHTVRGMGYVLESRE; translated from the coding sequence ATGAAAATACTTCTGGTAGAAGATGAGGCGAAAACCTCCGCTTTCATCGCCACCGCGCTCAGAGAACAGGGATTGATCGCTGACATCGCTACCGACGGCAGAGACGGGCTGTTTATGGCAACCGAGTACGATTATGACGCCATTGTGCTGGATGTCATGCTGCCGATTATTGATGGCTATGCGCTGCTCGAAACCCTGAGAAAAAGCAAAAGAACCCCGGTGTTAATGCTGTCGGCGCGCGGATCGCTGGATGAACGCCTGCGTGGTTTACGCCTCGGTGCCGATGACTACCTGCCCAAACCCTTTTCACTGGCCGAGCTGGTTGCCCGCTTGCAGGCGCTGCTCCGCCGCAGCGCCATTGACAGCATCGACATCGCCCATATCCAGATCCACGACCTGACGCTTGATCTGCTGGCGCGGCGGGTAAGCCGTAATGGCAGCCGGATCGATCTTACCCAGAAAGAATTCGCCCTGCTGAGTTTGCTGGCGCGTAACCAAGGCCAGGTGCTATCCAAAATGATGATTGCCGAGCAGGTGTGGGATATGAATTTTGACAGCGACGCCAACGTGGTCGAAGTGGCCGTAAAACGTCTCCGAACCAAGGTTGACGCCCCTTTCAGCGTCAAACTGCTACATACCGTGCGGGGAATGGGCTATGTCCTCGAATCAAGGGAATAA